The following proteins are co-located in the Roseovarius arcticus genome:
- the pip gene encoding prolyl aminopeptidase yields the protein MDKIAGAKNAVQYLYPPVEPFDRRMLDVGDGHEVYVEQSGNPDGAPVVVFHGGPGGGCSPAMRRYFDPAVYRIILFDQRGCGRSKPHASVEANTTWHLVDDIELIRTTMGIERWIVFGGSWGATLALIYGITHPERCVHLVLRGVFTMTQAELDWFYGGGAGRFWPETWARFESLIPEAERGDMIAAYHKRLFSGDSHTEVLHARAWSGWENALATVRSSGVGGDSPAEYARAFARLENHYFTNAGFLTHDGWIMDNMAQLAGIPGTIVQGRYDMICPPATAYKLSNAWSGSRLHMIPVAGHALSEPGISAELVSVMDGLKRG from the coding sequence ATGGATAAAATCGCGGGAGCAAAAAACGCAGTGCAGTATCTATATCCCCCGGTCGAGCCGTTTGACCGCCGGATGCTGGACGTAGGCGACGGCCACGAGGTCTATGTCGAGCAGTCGGGTAACCCAGACGGCGCGCCTGTTGTCGTATTCCACGGCGGCCCCGGCGGCGGATGCAGCCCTGCGATGCGGCGCTATTTCGACCCCGCTGTTTACCGGATTATTCTGTTCGATCAGCGCGGCTGTGGACGGTCCAAGCCGCACGCCTCGGTCGAGGCGAATACAACTTGGCATCTGGTGGATGACATCGAGCTGATACGCACCACAATGGGCATTGAGCGGTGGATCGTTTTTGGCGGCAGCTGGGGCGCGACGCTGGCGCTGATTTACGGTATCACGCATCCCGAGCGGTGCGTGCATCTGGTGCTGCGCGGCGTCTTTACCATGACCCAGGCTGAACTGGATTGGTTCTATGGTGGCGGCGCAGGTCGCTTCTGGCCAGAAACATGGGCGCGATTCGAAAGCCTCATCCCTGAGGCAGAACGCGGCGATATGATCGCAGCCTATCATAAACGCCTGTTTTCGGGCGACAGCCATACCGAGGTACTGCATGCGCGTGCGTGGAGTGGTTGGGAAAATGCGCTCGCGACCGTCCGCTCCTCCGGGGTTGGTGGCGATAGCCCGGCTGAGTACGCCCGCGCTTTTGCTAGGCTTGAAAATCACTATTTCACCAATGCTGGATTTTTGACGCATGACGGCTGGATCATGGACAACATGGCACAGCTGGCGGGTATCCCCGGCACCATCGTGCAGGGCCGCTACGATATGATTTGCCCGCCCGCCACGGCGTACAAGCTGTCAAATGCTTGGTCTGGCAGCCGCCTGCACATGATCCCCGTCGCCGGCCACGCCCTGTCTGAGCCGGGCATCAGCGCGGAACTGGTAAGCGTGATGGACGGGCTCAAACGCGGGTAA
- the ubiG gene encoding bifunctional 2-polyprenyl-6-hydroxyphenol methylase/3-demethylubiquinol 3-O-methyltransferase UbiG, with amino-acid sequence MQRAASTIDEGEVAKFQAMAEEWWDPAGKFKPLHMMNPCRLDYITRQIAAEFERDLGTDAPFKGLRILDIGCGGGLLAEPMARLGAEVVGADAAERNIPVAQVHAEQSGLKIDYRHTTAEALAEAGEQFDAVLNMEVVEHVSDPLAYLTACRELLKPGGLQICSTLNRNPKSYVMAIIGAEHVMRWLPKGTHDWSKFITPDELYDLLRQAGLEPVDRKGFVFNPVSWRWSVSDRDLSVNYVTASRKPGNSS; translated from the coding sequence ATGCAAAGGGCAGCATCCACGATAGACGAAGGCGAAGTCGCCAAGTTTCAGGCTATGGCCGAGGAGTGGTGGGATCCCGCTGGCAAGTTCAAGCCTCTGCACATGATGAACCCTTGCAGACTGGACTATATCACCCGCCAGATTGCAGCCGAGTTTGAACGTGACCTTGGCACAGATGCGCCCTTCAAGGGTCTACGCATCCTCGATATCGGATGCGGTGGCGGCCTGCTGGCCGAGCCTATGGCGCGTCTGGGCGCGGAGGTCGTCGGCGCAGACGCGGCCGAGCGGAACATTCCCGTCGCGCAGGTCCATGCCGAGCAATCGGGCCTGAAAATCGACTATCGCCACACAACAGCCGAGGCGCTAGCAGAGGCGGGCGAGCAATTCGATGCCGTACTGAACATGGAAGTGGTGGAGCATGTGTCAGATCCACTCGCCTATCTGACCGCCTGCCGGGAGTTGCTCAAACCTGGCGGGCTGCAAATCTGCTCGACCCTCAATCGCAACCCAAAGAGCTACGTTATGGCGATCATCGGCGCCGAACATGTGATGCGCTGGCTGCCTAAGGGCACCCATGACTGGTCTAAATTCATCACGCCTGACGAGTTATATGATCTGCTGCGTCAGGCTGGTCTGGAGCCGGTAGATCGCAAAGGGTTTGTTTTTAACCCGGTCAGCTGGAGATGGTCCGTCTCAGATCGAGATCTTAGCGTGAATTACGTCACTGCCAGCCGCAAACCGGGCAACTCCAGCTAG
- a CDS encoding MarR family winged helix-turn-helix transcriptional regulator, which produces MEDTPTNALAVALFSEILTNDQLIRNQLARVLPKGMEVSHFSVLNHLARAGAERSPGELAKSFHVTRGAMTNTLQKLEWAGYVHIRPDWDDARRKRVSISPAGRTAREAAISSITPLISEVVAELGESKVRAALPVLRSLRARLEPDA; this is translated from the coding sequence ATGGAAGATACGCCCACAAATGCCTTAGCCGTTGCGCTTTTTAGCGAGATCCTGACGAACGATCAGTTGATCCGTAATCAACTGGCGCGGGTTCTGCCCAAGGGGATGGAGGTGTCGCATTTCTCGGTGCTAAACCATCTGGCACGCGCGGGAGCGGAGCGGAGCCCGGGAGAGCTTGCCAAGAGTTTTCATGTCACACGCGGCGCGATGACCAATACGCTCCAAAAGCTGGAATGGGCCGGATACGTCCATATCCGGCCTGATTGGGACGATGCCCGGCGCAAGCGCGTGTCGATTAGCCCGGCGGGCCGCACGGCGCGCGAGGCGGCGATATCGTCGATAACGCCGCTAATCTCCGAGGTCGTGGCCGAACTGGGCGAAAGCAAAGTGCGCGCCGCCCTGCCCGTGCTGCGCAGTCTGCGCGCCCGGCTAGAGCCTGATGCCTAG